The proteins below come from a single Candidatus Methylomirabilota bacterium genomic window:
- a CDS encoding LLM class F420-dependent oxidoreductase gives MDFGWHLPCYGPLATRDNLLRVAREAERFGFESVFVSDHVVLPFEQKTPYGSDRSGVFPIPPTGAFLEPLTALALVASVTERVRLGTTVLVLPHRHPVLLAKTIATLDHLSDGRVIVGAGVGWMREEIEVFGVPFERRGAWSDEALNAMKRCWADERSKHIGEFFRFDDVGCFPKPRQKPYPPLWIGGGGAAAFRRVARFGDGFHAAWSAPEVMGEQIREVFKECEKLGRLGTDLVFSVRAGYGIRDEPRQDGRVNLLGPPAFIAEQIARYADVGVSHIVLEARMRDLGEHLTLLHRFAEDIRPLTET, from the coding sequence GTGGACTTTGGCTGGCACCTGCCCTGCTACGGTCCGCTCGCCACTCGCGACAATCTCCTCCGCGTGGCCAGGGAGGCCGAGAGGTTCGGCTTCGAGTCGGTCTTCGTATCCGATCACGTGGTCTTGCCCTTCGAGCAGAAGACGCCCTACGGTTCCGACCGCTCCGGCGTCTTCCCCATTCCGCCCACCGGCGCCTTCCTGGAGCCCCTCACCGCGCTGGCCCTCGTCGCCTCCGTCACCGAGCGCGTGCGGCTCGGCACCACCGTCCTCGTGCTCCCGCACCGTCACCCCGTGCTCCTCGCCAAGACCATCGCCACCCTCGACCACCTCTCGGACGGCCGCGTCATCGTGGGGGCGGGCGTCGGCTGGATGCGGGAGGAGATCGAAGTCTTCGGCGTGCCCTTCGAGCGGCGGGGGGCCTGGAGCGACGAGGCGCTCAACGCCATGAAGCGCTGCTGGGCGGATGAGCGCTCCAAGCACATCGGTGAGTTCTTCCGCTTCGACGACGTCGGATGCTTCCCGAAGCCGCGCCAGAAACCCTACCCACCGCTCTGGATCGGAGGCGGCGGGGCGGCCGCCTTCCGGCGCGTCGCCCGCTTCGGCGACGGCTTTCACGCCGCCTGGTCCGCCCCGGAGGTGATGGGCGAGCAGATCCGCGAGGTCTTCAAGGAGTGCGAGAAGCTTGGCCGTCTCGGCACCGACCTCGTCTTCTCCGTCCGCGCGGGCTACGGCATCCGCGACGAGCCGCGGCAGGACGGCCGGGTCAACCTCCTGGGTCCTCCCGCCTTCATCGCCGAGCAGATCGCCCGCTACGCCGATGTCGGCGTGAGCCACATCGTCCTCGAGGCCCGCATGCGCGACCTCGGCGAGCACCTCACCCTTCTCCACCGCTTCGCCGAAGACATCCGCCCCCTCACCGAAACGTAG
- a CDS encoding LLM class F420-dependent oxidoreductase, which produces MEFGCHLPVFGPLATRANLLAFAREMERLGYDSLWASDHVVVPYTITSRYPYSPTGQFPLPPDSTFLEPLTALSLVAGVTERARLGTTVLVLPHRHPVLAAKMLATLDHLSGGRVILGAGVGWMREEIEILGAPFDARGAWSDEAIRIMRASWREERTSFHGRFFGFDAIGCFPKPARGDIPIWMGGHTKPALRRIVALADGWHAAFPTAKGMEEGITLLKQECAAQARRFEDLTITLRAGLSIRDSPGGPDRRALQGTPEQIVGDLHQFKALGVSHVLMEARYRDLDDMVRIFRTFARDIRPRAAD; this is translated from the coding sequence GTGGAATTCGGATGTCATTTGCCCGTCTTCGGCCCCCTGGCCACCCGGGCGAACCTGCTGGCCTTCGCACGGGAGATGGAACGGCTCGGCTACGACAGCCTGTGGGCCAGCGATCACGTCGTGGTGCCCTATACCATCACCTCGCGCTATCCCTATAGCCCCACCGGCCAGTTTCCCCTCCCGCCCGACTCGACCTTTCTCGAGCCCCTGACCGCCCTCAGCCTGGTCGCGGGCGTCACCGAGAGGGCGCGGCTTGGCACCACCGTCCTCGTCCTCCCTCACCGTCACCCCGTGCTCGCGGCCAAGATGCTCGCCACCCTCGATCACCTCTCGGGAGGGCGCGTCATCCTCGGCGCGGGCGTGGGCTGGATGCGCGAGGAAATCGAGATCCTGGGCGCGCCCTTCGACGCGCGCGGGGCCTGGTCTGACGAGGCGATCCGGATCATGCGCGCCAGCTGGCGGGAGGAGCGCACCAGCTTCCACGGCCGCTTCTTCGGCTTCGATGCCATCGGCTGCTTTCCCAAGCCCGCGCGCGGGGATATCCCCATCTGGATGGGCGGGCACACGAAGCCCGCCCTGCGGAGAATCGTCGCGCTCGCCGATGGCTGGCATGCCGCCTTTCCGACCGCGAAGGGCATGGAGGAGGGCATCACCCTCCTCAAGCAGGAGTGCGCGGCCCAGGCCCGGCGCTTCGAGGATTTGACCATCACGCTCCGGGCGGGCCTCAGCATCAGGGACAGCCCCGGCGGTCCGGACCGCCGGGCGCTCCAGGGCACGCCCGAGCAGATCGTGGGGGATCTCCACCAGTTCAAGGCCCTCGGGGTCAGCCACGTGCTGATGGAGGCGCGCTACCGGGATCTCGACGACATGGTGCGTATCTTCAGGACTTTCGCGCGGGACATCCGCCCGCGGGCCGCGGACTAG